A single genomic interval of Pseudomonadota bacterium harbors:
- a CDS encoding SAM-dependent chlorinase/fluorinase: MPVITLLTDFGIKDEYVGIMKGVILSINPSASIIDISHSILPHDIVNAAYLTNYCYRYFPEGSIHVVVVDPGVGSNRAIFAAEVNGHYFIAPDNGVLSLLLEEEKNCKIVKLDKNEWFLKPVSNTFHGRDIFAPIAAQLSKGKSLEELGIPIDQNTVVTVKIPKPEISDNGELIGEVVSIDRFGNLITNIDAKILDTFTSNLNKKGFQIIIGKNRIEYLSTSYSNTLAGNPLAIIGSRGFLEIAVNHGSAEHYFNAKKVGKIRIVKK, translated from the coding sequence ATGCCGGTTATAACTCTTCTTACAGATTTTGGTATCAAAGACGAATATGTGGGCATAATGAAGGGAGTTATTCTTTCCATAAACCCTTCTGCTTCCATTATTGACATCAGCCATTCGATTCTTCCCCATGATATAGTCAACGCTGCATACCTTACAAACTATTGTTACAGATATTTTCCAGAAGGATCAATACATGTTGTTGTGGTTGATCCCGGCGTTGGCAGCAACAGGGCTATTTTTGCAGCAGAAGTTAATGGCCACTATTTTATAGCGCCTGATAATGGTGTATTAAGCCTTTTATTGGAAGAAGAAAAGAACTGTAAGATTGTAAAGCTGGACAAAAATGAATGGTTTTTAAAGCCTGTAAGCAATACTTTTCACGGTCGTGATATTTTCGCACCGATTGCAGCACAATTATCCAAAGGGAAAAGCCTTGAAGAACTCGGCATACCAATAGATCAGAATACAGTCGTTACCGTTAAAATACCAAAACCTGAAATATCAGATAATGGAGAGCTTATAGGTGAAGTTGTGTCAATTGACCGTTTTGGTAATCTTATAACAAATATCGACGCAAAAATACTTGATACATTTACTTCCAATCTGAATAAAAAGGGTTTCCAGATAATTATCGGGAAAAATAGAATAGAGTACTTATCAACAAGCTATTCAAATACATTGGCAGGAAATCCGCTTGCTATTATTGGAAGTCGTGGTTTCCTTGAGATTGCGGTAAACCATGGAAGTGCGGAACATTATTTTAATGCAAAGAAAGTGGGCAAAATACGAATTGTAAAAAAATGA
- the ruvB gene encoding Holliday junction branch migration DNA helicase RuvB gives MSNDILTHSSEDNEILSGSCLSVDTEPEILSLRPSCMSDYIGQSEVVETLKIAIEAAKQRGEPIDHVLLHGPPGLGKTTLAHIIANETGGNLTVTSGPALEKGGDLVGILTHLEEGDILFIDEIHRIPKVVEEFMYPAMEDFAIDFVFDKGVNARSHKYRLKHFVMVGATTRVGLLSSPLRDRFGIFRTLDFYTETDLMIIVSRSANLLKVKIKEDAALELSRRSRGTPRIVNRLLKRVRDYAQVRGDGVITKKAVHEALALEGVDEKGLTSLDCRYLKTVIEYYNGGPVGVEAIAATLQEESDTLVDVVEPFLLKIGFIMRTSSGRKASEEAYQHLYKKL, from the coding sequence ATGAGCAATGATATTCTGACACATTCTTCGGAAGATAATGAAATACTTTCCGGTTCCTGCCTTTCTGTTGACACAGAACCTGAAATACTTTCCCTGCGTCCGTCATGTATGTCTGATTATATAGGCCAGAGCGAGGTTGTTGAAACGCTTAAAATCGCAATTGAAGCAGCAAAACAGCGCGGTGAGCCTATTGATCATGTTCTTTTACATGGCCCGCCGGGTCTTGGCAAAACAACTCTTGCCCATATTATTGCAAATGAGACGGGCGGTAATCTTACTGTTACATCAGGGCCGGCTCTTGAAAAGGGAGGAGATCTTGTAGGGATTCTTACTCATCTTGAAGAAGGCGATATTCTTTTTATAGACGAGATTCACCGGATTCCTAAGGTGGTTGAAGAATTCATGTATCCTGCAATGGAAGATTTTGCCATAGATTTTGTATTCGACAAAGGAGTGAATGCGCGTAGCCACAAATACCGCTTAAAGCATTTTGTAATGGTTGGAGCAACAACAAGAGTCGGGTTGCTTTCATCACCTTTAAGAGATCGTTTCGGCATATTCAGAACTCTGGATTTTTATACTGAAACGGATCTTATGATAATTGTTTCACGCTCAGCAAATTTACTTAAAGTTAAAATCAAAGAAGATGCCGCATTAGAGCTTTCGCGGCGGTCAAGGGGTACACCGAGAATTGTCAACAGGTTACTAAAGCGTGTAAGAGACTATGCGCAGGTAAGAGGAGACGGTGTAATTACAAAAAAAGCGGTACATGAAGCGCTTGCTCTTGAGGGAGTTGATGAAAAAGGACTTACAAGTCTTGACTGCCGTTATCTTAAAACAGTGATAGAGTATTATAATGGCGGGCCTGTAGGAGTTGAGGCGATTGCAGCCACCCTTCAGGAAGAATCGGATACTCTTGTAGATGTTGTAGAGCCTTTTCTTTTAAAAATCGGTTTTATCATGAGAACTTCTTCCGGCCGAAAAGCATCTGAAGAAGCATATCAGCATTTATATAAAAAGCTGTAA
- a CDS encoding Holliday junction DNA helicase RuvA, with translation MIGYLEGKLLKKESERILLLVNHIGYEILLPAIVMETLNTRSVGDEITLYIYYHQSEKQPKPVLIGFNLEIEKEFFQYFISVEDIGPLKAVKALTMSVRDIARAIESKDAATLKQLKGIGNRTAQKIIATLEGKLNKFALIRKSEQPYDDDSVSEDFGQTVIDLLVSQLGYKPGEAKTMVVQALKRNKFITSPEDLLEEVYRGERA, from the coding sequence GTGATAGGATACTTAGAAGGAAAATTATTAAAAAAAGAAAGCGAGCGCATACTTTTGCTCGTAAATCATATAGGATATGAAATACTGCTTCCGGCGATTGTAATGGAGACTCTAAATACAAGGTCAGTTGGAGACGAAATAACTCTATATATTTATTATCATCAATCGGAAAAGCAGCCAAAACCTGTATTGATAGGGTTTAATCTTGAAATCGAAAAGGAATTTTTTCAATATTTCATTTCTGTTGAAGATATAGGACCGTTAAAAGCTGTAAAAGCTCTTACCATGTCCGTACGTGATATTGCAAGAGCTATAGAATCAAAAGATGCTGCAACACTAAAGCAGCTTAAAGGAATCGGAAACAGAACAGCCCAAAAAATTATAGCAACGCTTGAAGGAAAGTTAAACAAGTTCGCCCTGATAAGAAAATCGGAGCAACCATATGATGATGATTCTGTTTCAGAAGATTTTGGACAAACAGTCATTGATCTTCTTGTTTCCCAGCTTGGTTATAAACCTGGCGAAGCAAAGACGATGGTTGTGCAAGCTTTGAAAAGAAACAAATTTATAACAAGCCCTGAGGATCTCCTTGAAGAAGTATATCGTGGAGAAAGAGCCTGA
- a CDS encoding crossover junction endodeoxyribonuclease RuvC: MIKVIGIDPGLASTGVGIICGTGLKIQRYSFGSINTSKNQALPERLNHIFSKVLSLLKDEKPDLMVLEDVFSLDAYPKSGISLGKVTGVILLSACHAGISATEVAVREVKHVLTGNGNANKQQLELTVRNLLKLNTPIRPFHASDAIALALLGLFRYNNNNR, encoded by the coding sequence ATGATAAAGGTCATCGGTATAGATCCTGGCCTGGCTTCAACGGGTGTGGGAATTATCTGTGGGACAGGGCTTAAAATCCAAAGATATTCTTTCGGAAGTATAAACACGTCAAAAAATCAGGCTCTTCCCGAGCGTCTTAACCATATTTTTTCAAAAGTCCTTTCACTTCTAAAAGATGAAAAGCCTGATCTAATGGTATTAGAAGATGTATTTTCCCTTGATGCCTATCCTAAATCAGGTATAAGCCTTGGCAAGGTTACAGGTGTTATTCTTCTGTCGGCATGCCATGCCGGGATATCGGCAACCGAGGTTGCTGTGAGGGAAGTCAAGCATGTTTTAACAGGTAATGGTAATGCAAACAAGCAACAGCTTGAGCTTACCGTGAGGAATTTATTGAAATTAAATACCCCCATTAGACCCTTTCATGCTTCCGATGCAATTGCTCTGGCTCTATTAGGTCTTTTCCGTTATAATAACAACAACAGGTAA
- the ybgF gene encoding tol-pal system protein YbgF, with protein sequence MLKASINNLGPLGKNSLIPRIITFFPFVGKGKRHILKLVVLLVLLGFYNFGCALHKDVLTLDNRVGQLRLRVVTLENQTSQLNSKTDGLKKKTEEIKDIESEKENKIRGQAAEQYADIQRHTEEIQILNGRVEVLEHLLNQKLNALEETAKIAESRLAKVEQTTEASANKLKQLDQYLSLEGKEKTTLAGQTDTTENTKQEIPENEMYASALKLYDKEKYAAAREQLQEMLKKYPNSDIADNCQFWIGESYYREKWYEKAIGEYQKVIEKYPKGNKMKASLLKQGLSFYNIGDKKTSKLILNQLVEKFPDSIEAKTAESKLKGF encoded by the coding sequence ATGCTAAAAGCCTCAATAAATAATTTAGGGCCATTAGGAAAAAATTCCTTGATTCCTCGAATAATTACTTTTTTTCCATTTGTCGGCAAAGGGAAACGCCATATTTTGAAATTGGTTGTTCTTCTTGTTCTTCTTGGATTTTATAATTTCGGCTGTGCTTTGCATAAAGACGTTCTAACGCTTGATAACCGTGTAGGACAACTAAGGCTGCGGGTTGTAACTTTAGAAAACCAGACTTCCCAGCTTAACTCCAAAACGGATGGACTAAAAAAGAAAACGGAAGAGATTAAAGATATCGAATCCGAAAAAGAAAATAAAATCAGAGGACAAGCAGCCGAACAATATGCCGATATCCAAAGGCATACTGAAGAAATTCAGATATTAAATGGAAGAGTAGAGGTGCTTGAGCACCTTTTAAACCAAAAATTAAATGCGCTCGAAGAAACCGCTAAAATAGCTGAGAGCAGACTTGCCAAGGTTGAACAGACTACGGAAGCATCTGCTAATAAGCTTAAGCAACTTGATCAATATTTGAGTTTAGAAGGAAAAGAAAAAACAACACTTGCCGGGCAGACCGACACAACGGAGAACACAAAGCAGGAAATTCCTGAAAACGAGATGTATGCTTCCGCCCTTAAGTTGTATGATAAGGAGAAATATGCAGCAGCCCGTGAACAATTGCAGGAAATGCTGAAAAAATATCCGAATTCCGATATAGCTGATAATTGCCAGTTCTGGATTGGTGAAAGCTATTACAGGGAAAAATGGTATGAAAAAGCCATTGGTGAATATCAGAAAGTTATAGAGAAATACCCAAAAGGCAATAAAATGAAGGCTTCATTGCTAAAGCAGGGTCTTTCCTTTTACAATATTGGAGATAAAAAGACTTCAAAACTCATTTTAAACCAACTTGTAGAAAAATTTCCTGATTCAATTGAAGCCAAAACAGCTGAAAGCAAGCTGAAAGGATTTTAA
- the pal gene encoding peptidoglycan-associated lipoprotein Pal produces the protein MKKKMLIVLSFLLVIPALLIFTSCGKQTVKADVETVQDAQADMDAAAADSSASDVDSESLPADQSVQEPTGPSAEEMMAMEKAEAMQSLVNEDVLFDYDSAALTETAQEILKTKADYLGKQCASIPVTIEGHCDDRGTNEYNLALGERRARSAMNYLINLGVAPSRLNIISYGEEKPLDPGQNEDAWSKNRRAHFIIK, from the coding sequence ATGAAGAAAAAAATGTTGATTGTTTTATCTTTCTTACTTGTAATTCCGGCTCTATTGATTTTCACTTCCTGTGGGAAACAGACTGTGAAGGCTGATGTTGAAACCGTTCAGGATGCACAAGCTGACATGGACGCTGCTGCCGCTGACTCTTCTGCGTCTGATGTGGATTCAGAATCTCTCCCGGCTGACCAATCAGTTCAAGAACCCACCGGGCCTAGCGCAGAAGAGATGATGGCAATGGAAAAAGCTGAAGCAATGCAGAGTCTTGTTAATGAAGACGTGCTTTTTGACTATGATAGCGCAGCTCTTACGGAAACCGCTCAGGAAATTCTCAAAACGAAAGCTGATTATCTTGGGAAGCAATGTGCAAGTATTCCTGTGACTATTGAAGGGCATTGTGATGACCGCGGAACCAATGAGTACAACCTTGCTCTTGGGGAAAGGCGTGCCAGAAGCGCAATGAATTACCTTATCAATCTTGGTGTAGCTCCTTCACGTTTAAATATAATCAGCTACGGAGAAGAAAAACCGCTTGATCCTGGCCAAAATGAAGACGCCTGGTCAAAGAACAGAAGAGCTCATTTTATTATAAAGTAA
- the tolB gene encoding Tol-Pal system beta propeller repeat protein TolB — translation MRCFRFFIVIIAAVLAMTEISFGAYDYIDINSPSIRKMPIAIPLFKSGTGTINNNDMIFSKQASNMLAEMLDFTCYFKILDRESFLENPLKPETTLQNINFHNWATVGAELLVTGKISIKGDLLEIELRLFDTIKASQLIGKKYKADAKSLNQVIRLFASEIVFYLTGNRGIFDTRIAFVSTGSGNKEIYICDFDGTNVKQFTNNKAITLFPAWSSDGKWIAYTSYLKGNPDIYIKNVNNNSISVIAKKGINITPVWVPGKFALAATLSYTGDQDIYLMTGTGKIIKKLTKSSGSDVSPALSTDGKKMAFVSSRSGTPQIYIKDLYTGYEKRLTFNGNYNTQPCWSPKGDKIVYSGLDGGSHNIFIIGFDGKNPVQLTQDTGNNESPSWSPDGTLIVFSSTREGPSRIYVMTSYGTDQRRVFSISGEQSNPKWSPRLVNK, via the coding sequence ATGAGATGTTTTCGTTTTTTTATAGTTATTATTGCTGCTGTATTAGCAATGACAGAAATTAGCTTTGGAGCATATGATTACATTGATATAAACAGTCCGTCTATAAGAAAAATGCCGATTGCCATACCTTTGTTTAAATCCGGTACAGGAACAATTAATAACAATGATATGATATTTTCAAAACAAGCTTCCAATATGCTTGCAGAAATGCTCGATTTTACCTGTTATTTCAAGATACTTGACAGGGAAAGCTTTCTTGAAAATCCATTAAAGCCTGAAACAACTTTGCAAAATATAAATTTTCATAACTGGGCTACCGTGGGTGCGGAGCTTCTTGTTACCGGCAAGATTTCGATAAAAGGCGATCTTCTTGAAATTGAATTGAGGTTGTTTGATACAATTAAAGCCAGCCAGCTTATAGGAAAAAAATACAAAGCAGACGCTAAAAGTTTAAATCAGGTAATACGACTCTTTGCAAGTGAGATTGTCTTTTATCTTACCGGAAACAGAGGCATTTTTGATACCCGTATTGCCTTTGTGTCAACAGGCTCAGGAAATAAAGAAATATATATTTGTGATTTTGACGGAACCAATGTAAAACAATTTACAAACAATAAAGCAATTACTCTTTTTCCAGCATGGTCATCGGATGGTAAGTGGATTGCATACACCTCTTATTTAAAAGGTAATCCTGATATCTATATCAAAAATGTCAATAACAACAGTATATCTGTGATAGCAAAAAAAGGAATAAATATAACACCGGTCTGGGTACCCGGAAAATTTGCACTTGCTGCAACACTTTCCTATACAGGAGATCAGGATATTTATCTAATGACAGGAACCGGGAAAATAATTAAAAAGTTGACAAAAAGTTCCGGAAGTGATGTATCCCCTGCATTATCTACGGACGGAAAGAAGATGGCGTTTGTTTCAAGCAGATCAGGAACACCTCAGATATATATTAAAGACCTTTATACCGGATATGAGAAAAGATTGACATTTAATGGTAACTATAATACTCAGCCGTGCTGGTCGCCTAAAGGCGATAAGATAGTATATTCCGGATTGGATGGAGGAAGCCATAATATTTTTATAATTGGTTTTGATGGCAAAAATCCAGTACAATTAACACAAGACACAGGTAATAACGAATCACCTTCATGGTCTCCGGATGGCACCCTTATTGTATTCAGCTCAACGCGAGAGGGGCCTTCGAGGATCTATGTAATGACTTCTTATGGAACAGATCAAAGGCGTGTGTTTAGTATATCAGGTGAACAGTCAAATCCCAAATGGTCACCAAGGCTTGTTAACAAATAA
- a CDS encoding TonB family protein, with protein sequence MQEGFQFSGYFNGKSGIPQKTVTLTFVISFACHAVLIGVLFFLPGYSRPMFNPFPSAINVSLVSLPAGRPGPPAGKPALKKSAAIVEKKVVKQVPAKIEKPKEISKPEIKAVKKAQEKPVTKVSKAISLKPKISPKKKVESAELIKNAVKDMEKKVEESRPSSVDEAISKIRDKIAKAEGANQSRGLGSQGSAIKGAVPGISGGSGGSNLPIGIFDIYKAEIFYTIQQNWAYSEQIGGRGLDELAVLVIKIMHNGEISDIRFESRSKNRYLDESAYRAIQKSNPLPPLPEGYSRPYYEVGLRFGTSGLKRN encoded by the coding sequence ATGCAAGAAGGTTTTCAATTCTCCGGATATTTTAACGGAAAAAGCGGCATACCTCAAAAAACAGTGACTTTAACATTTGTTATTTCCTTTGCGTGTCATGCCGTTTTAATAGGAGTTTTATTTTTTCTTCCCGGATATAGCAGGCCAATGTTTAATCCCTTTCCTTCGGCAATAAATGTCAGCCTTGTTTCTCTTCCGGCTGGCCGTCCTGGGCCTCCTGCCGGAAAACCGGCTTTAAAAAAGAGTGCGGCTATAGTTGAAAAAAAAGTTGTAAAGCAAGTTCCGGCAAAAATTGAAAAACCTAAAGAAATTTCAAAACCGGAGATTAAAGCTGTAAAAAAGGCCCAGGAAAAACCTGTAACAAAAGTGTCGAAAGCCATATCATTAAAACCGAAGATATCACCAAAAAAGAAAGTTGAGTCTGCCGAGTTGATAAAAAATGCCGTAAAAGATATGGAAAAAAAGGTTGAGGAATCAAGGCCATCATCAGTTGATGAAGCAATAAGCAAAATAAGGGATAAGATCGCAAAAGCTGAGGGTGCCAATCAGTCCAGGGGGTTGGGTAGTCAGGGAAGCGCAATAAAAGGAGCAGTACCAGGCATCTCCGGCGGTAGCGGTGGCAGTAACCTGCCAATAGGCATATTTGATATATATAAAGCAGAAATTTTTTATACAATTCAGCAAAACTGGGCGTATTCCGAGCAGATAGGAGGCAGAGGTTTAGATGAACTGGCTGTTCTTGTAATAAAAATAATGCATAATGGCGAAATCAGCGATATCCGGTTTGAAAGCAGATCAAAAAACCGCTATCTTGACGAGTCGGCATACAGAGCTATTCAAAAATCCAATCCTCTTCCACCTCTTCCCGAAGGTTATAGCAGGCCATATTATGAAGTCGGCCTTCGTTTCGGAACCAGTGGACTTAAGCGGAATTAA
- the tolR gene encoding protein TolR: MMAGGDKDSIISDINVTPFVDVMLVLLIIFMATAPMMVQGVNVSLPEATTKPLVSEKEHLLITLDKGGNIYINDYKVAPEQLQVKIKKILEGHSGQEVYLRADKNISYGAVVTLMSEIKEAGVEKLGMVTEPIESKTNRKK; this comes from the coding sequence ATGATGGCAGGAGGAGATAAAGATAGCATTATTTCCGATATAAATGTTACTCCTTTTGTGGATGTTATGCTGGTTCTTTTGATTATTTTCATGGCAACTGCGCCTATGATGGTTCAAGGCGTAAATGTTTCCCTTCCCGAAGCAACAACTAAGCCTCTTGTTTCGGAAAAAGAGCATCTTTTAATAACTCTCGATAAAGGTGGCAATATATATATAAATGATTACAAAGTTGCTCCTGAGCAGCTTCAGGTAAAAATAAAAAAAATTCTCGAGGGCCATTCCGGCCAGGAAGTATATCTTAGAGCAGATAAAAATATCTCATACGGTGCGGTTGTTACTCTTATGTCTGAGATAAAGGAAGCTGGTGTGGAAAAGCTCGGTATGGTTACAGAGCCTATCGAAAGCAAAACAAATCGGAAAAAATAA
- the tolQ gene encoding protein TolQ, whose product MGSQHLDLFHMISNAGIVVQGVLLTLVLFSVSTWTIIFLKYKYIKRAYKESEFFIDYFWRSRDFSDVYTKSKEMTGSPVARIFRIGYVELTKLSQSGVSSTPKTSDSEDVSISSRFVGMDNIKRALRRAINSEVTSLTHLVPFLATTGNTAPFIGLFGTVWGIMNSFHGIGLRGSATLAVVAPGISEALVATAAGLAAAIPAVIAFNYFMQKIRNIDSELQSFAADFLNIVERDTLKAKGIKK is encoded by the coding sequence ATGGGTTCCCAGCATCTGGATTTGTTTCACATGATAAGCAATGCAGGAATTGTAGTACAGGGTGTATTGCTTACACTTGTTCTTTTTTCCGTATCTACCTGGACAATTATTTTTCTTAAATACAAATATATAAAGCGGGCATATAAAGAATCCGAATTCTTTATTGACTATTTCTGGAGAAGCCGTGATTTTTCGGATGTTTATACAAAATCAAAAGAAATGACCGGCAGTCCGGTTGCAAGAATATTTCGCATAGGTTATGTGGAGCTTACAAAATTAAGCCAGTCGGGCGTTTCTTCAACTCCGAAAACTTCAGATTCAGAAGATGTTTCTATAAGTTCCCGGTTTGTAGGTATGGATAATATTAAGCGTGCTTTAAGAAGGGCCATTAACTCCGAAGTAACAAGCCTTACACACCTTGTTCCGTTTCTTGCAACAACCGGAAATACAGCTCCTTTTATAGGTTTGTTTGGTACGGTTTGGGGAATCATGAATTCGTTTCACGGAATCGGGCTAAGAGGATCGGCTACACTTGCGGTTGTTGCTCCCGGAATATCCGAGGCCCTTGTAGCGACTGCAGCAGGTCTTGCAGCAGCAATACCTGCTGTAATAGCATTTAATTATTTCATGCAAAAAATAAGAAATATTGACTCTGAACTGCAAAGTTTTGCGGCTGATTTTCTTAATATAGTAGAACGGGATACATTAAAGGCAAAGGGGATTAAAAAATGA
- a CDS encoding TetR/AcrR family transcriptional regulator: protein MKSSDTKQEILDKAVDLFYEFGFVKASVRDIVRTVGVTNSTIYVHFKNKDEILYTIIQDIGSIVLEELHKAITNNDDPVKCLKEMIFRQTCLIKEKRKELKIYIEEQYQLPKALSSEAVKQQRQIHDLYFNKFCELEKIGLLKQGIDKTIMAFSVFAMMNWIYRWYNDSGRLSIEEIANQSIAVFFGGIMVEKSKQN, encoded by the coding sequence ATGAAAAGTTCCGATACGAAACAAGAAATCTTGGATAAAGCTGTAGATCTTTTTTATGAGTTTGGTTTTGTAAAAGCTTCTGTCCGAGATATTGTGCGAACTGTCGGGGTAACAAATTCCACAATATATGTTCATTTCAAAAATAAAGACGAGATACTTTATACCATCATACAGGATATAGGCTCAATTGTTTTAGAAGAACTTCACAAAGCAATAACAAACAATGATGATCCTGTAAAATGTCTGAAAGAAATGATTTTCAGGCAAACCTGTCTTATCAAGGAAAAGCGAAAAGAGCTGAAAATTTATATTGAAGAACAATATCAACTTCCCAAAGCCTTGAGTTCGGAAGCTGTAAAACAGCAACGCCAAATACATGATTTATATTTTAATAAATTTTGTGAGCTTGAAAAAATAGGCCTTCTGAAACAGGGAATAGACAAAACAATTATGGCTTTTTCAGTATTTGCCATGATGAATTGGATATATCGCTGGTATAATGATAGCGGAAGGCTTTCAATTGAAGAAATCGCCAATCAAAGCATAGCAGTATTTTTCGGCGGTATTATGGTTGAAAAAAGCAAACAAAATTAA
- the hisA gene encoding 1-(5-phosphoribosyl)-5-[(5-phosphoribosylamino)methylideneamino]imidazole-4-carboxamide isomerase: MIIIPAVDIKNGKCVRLLQGEKDRETIFSDDPSAMAQKWEKQGAKLIHVVDLDGAFEKTPVNLMAIKKILSTVKVDIQVGGGIRNEETAKMFLDIGVKRIVIGTEAHKNPKFVKDICRMYPKQVVVGIDAKKGFVAIEGWTETTEMKAVDLAKTYEDCGVAAINFTDIYRDGMQTGPNIEETKRLAESVNIPVVASGGVSTIDDIRNLLSIEKYGVVGVITGKAIYSGTLDFREAVKISAQNL; encoded by the coding sequence ATGATTATTATACCTGCAGTAGATATAAAAAACGGAAAATGTGTCCGGCTTTTACAGGGCGAAAAGGATCGTGAAACTATATTTTCAGATGATCCTTCAGCTATGGCCCAAAAATGGGAGAAGCAGGGAGCAAAATTGATTCATGTGGTTGATCTTGACGGGGCTTTTGAAAAAACCCCTGTTAATCTTATGGCCATAAAGAAAATACTATCAACTGTAAAAGTTGACATACAAGTTGGCGGAGGAATAAGAAATGAAGAAACCGCCAAAATGTTTTTAGATATCGGCGTTAAAAGGATAGTAATAGGAACGGAAGCGCACAAAAATCCCAAATTTGTTAAAGATATTTGCCGTATGTATCCAAAACAAGTAGTAGTAGGAATTGATGCGAAAAAAGGTTTTGTTGCAATAGAAGGATGGACGGAAACGACGGAAATGAAAGCTGTAGATCTTGCAAAAACTTATGAAGATTGCGGAGTTGCGGCAATTAATTTTACAGATATATACAGAGACGGAATGCAAACTGGGCCTAATATTGAGGAAACAAAGCGGCTTGCCGAATCTGTAAATATTCCGGTTGTTGCCTCAGGAGGCGTTTCAACGATAGATGATATAAGAAATCTTCTATCAATTGAAAAATATGGAGTTGTTGGGGTTATTACAGGCAAAGCAATATACAGCGGAACGCTTGATTTTAGGGAAGCTGTGAAAATTTCTGCGCAAAACTTATAA
- the hisB gene encoding imidazoleglycerol-phosphate dehydratase HisB codes for MNRTADVERKTKETQISIKLLLDGTGKHEVNTGIPFFDHMLSLFSAHGFFDLTVKAKGDIEVDFHHTVEDVGLVLGDALNKALGDRKGIRRYGNFTVPMDDSLTSVTIDLSNRPYLVYNVPSIPNSGATFTIALAREFFRAFSTKAGMNLHINTFYGQDEHHIIESVFKAAGRALDQATSLDERITGICSTKGVL; via the coding sequence ATGAATCGTACAGCCGATGTTGAGCGTAAGACAAAAGAAACACAAATCAGCATTAAACTCTTATTGGATGGAACCGGGAAACATGAAGTTAATACCGGCATCCCCTTTTTTGACCATATGTTATCTCTTTTCTCTGCACATGGTTTTTTTGATCTGACAGTAAAAGCAAAAGGCGATATTGAAGTTGATTTCCACCATACAGTGGAAGATGTGGGTCTTGTGTTGGGAGATGCATTAAACAAAGCTCTTGGCGACAGAAAAGGCATAAGACGTTATGGTAATTTTACGGTTCCTATGGATGATTCCTTAACTTCGGTTACTATTGATCTTTCAAACCGTCCTTATTTAGTTTACAATGTGCCATCTATTCCGAATTCAGGGGCTACATTCACTATTGCACTTGCAAGGGAATTTTTCAGAGCTTTTTCAACAAAGGCGGGTATGAATCTTCATATAAATACATTTTACGGCCAGGATGAACACCACATTATCGAATCCGTTTTCAAAGCTGCCGGAAGAGCACTTGATCAGGCAACGTCTCTTGATGAACGGATAACCGGAATTTGCTCCACAAAAGGAGTATTATGA